From the genome of Candidatus Tanganyikabacteria bacterium:
CGGTCTCCCTCTTCGTCGTGCTGCTCTCGGAGAACAGCCGCATGCCGGTGGACGATCCCGGCACCCACCTGGAACTCACGATGATCCACGAGGTGATGGTGCTCGACCACGGCGGCCCCGACCTGGCGTTCATCACTTACGCCGCCGCGCTCAAGCTGTGGGTGCTCGGCGCCCTGGTCGTCGGGCTATTGGTGCCCGTCCGCACCGAAAACTTCGCGCTGGATCTTGGCGCGTTCTTGACCGGGATGGCGGCCCTGGGCGTGGCCATCGGCGTCGTGGAGTCGGTCCTGGCGCGGTTCAGCCTGCTGCGCGTGCCCAAGTTCCTGGGGAGCGCCGCCGTGCTCGCCGCCCTGGCGTTCCTGCTCGTGCCGAGGGTCTAGCCGATGCACGCCTGGATCGAGACCATCCTCACCTTGCTCGTGCTGACGAACCTGGTCGTGCTTGGTTCCAGCCGCGTGTGGTCCACCATCCCGATCGTGGCGGCACAGGGGGTGCTCCTGGGCATCCTGACGCTCGTCGCCCGCGCCGGCGACCTCACCGCCGAGGTCCTGCTGCTGGCCGGCGGCACGATGATCGTCAAGGGCCTCATCTTCCCCGCCCTGCTATACCGCGCCACCCGCGACGCCGACGTGCGCAGCCCCCTCGAACCGTACGTCGGCTACACGCTCTCGGTCGGCGTCGGCATCCTGATCGTGCTGTGCAGCCTCTGGCTCGGGTCGCGGCTGCCGTTGCCCCAGGCGCAACTCTCGCCCCTGGTCGTGCCCGTGGCGCTCGCCACCATCCTCTCGGGCTTCTTCCTCATCGTGAGCCGGCGCAAGGCCCTCACCCAGGTCCTGGGTTACCTGGTGCTCGAGAACGGCATCTACGCCTTCGGGGTGGCCGTCCTGGTCCAGGTGCCGTTCAGCGTGGAACTGGGCATCCTCCTCGACCTGATCGTGGCCGTGCTGGTCATGGGCGTGGCGCTGTTCGACATCAATCGCGGCTTCGACCACATCGACACCGCCATGCTCTCGACCCTCAAGGAATGATAGCGGCGCCCAGATGACCTTGCGCTGTCTTCGTCACCCCGGCGAAAGCCGGGGTCTAGCCGAGGTCTGGCTAGATTCCGGCTTCCGCCGGAATGACGCCGGGCGGAGTCGTGTGAGCGGCGCCTTGACATGCTCCCCGGCGGATCGTCACGGATGGCACTGCGGGGGGGCTCGGGGGGGCGGCACCCCCCCCGAAGAGGCTTTAATAAAATGCTCAACGCCCTGATCCTGGTCCCGGGCCTCGCCGGCCTGCTCGCGTTCGTCATCCGCGCCGACGCGCCGCGGCGCGCCCTGCTCATCGCGGTGGGCCTCGCCAACGCCGGCGTGGCGATCGCCTGCTGGGCGGCGCCTCCCGGCCCGGAGCTGAGCGGCTGGCTGGCCCTGGACGCCGTGGGGAGGCTGATCTGCGCGATCACCGCCGCGGTCTTCGCGATGGTGGCGGTGTACGGGGCCGGCTACCTGGCCAGGGAAGGCAAGGGCAAGCGGCGCGACTTCGAGGAGGATGCCCTGTTCGCGAACGCGCCCGAGGCCACGTTCACGGGGTGCCTGCTGCTCTTCCTCGCGGCGATGAACCTCATGGCCTGCAGCCACCATCTCGGCATGTTGTGGATCGCCATGGAGGCCACGACCCTGGCCAGCGCGCCGCTGATCTACTTCCACCGCCACCACCGCTCCCTGGAAGCCTCCTGGAAGTACCTGATCATCTGCTCGGTGGGCATCGCCATCGCCCTGCTCGCGACCTTCTTCCTGGCGATTGCCGCCAGCCGTCCCGACGGCGACACGTTGCCGCTGATAGTCGGCGTCCTGGCCGATCATGCCGGCGAACTCAACGTCCCGTGGCTCCGCGCCGCGTTCCTCTTGTTCCTGGTGGGCTACGGCACCAAGGTCGGCCTGGCGCCCCTCCACACCTGGCTCCCGGACGCCCACAGCGAGGCGCCGTCGGTAGTCTCGGCCCTGCTGTCCGGGGCGGTCCTCAACTGCGCGTTCCTGGGCATCCTGCGCGTGTACCAGGTCTGCGCGGCGGCGGGCCAGGGCCCGTTCTGCCAGGATCTGCTGCGGCTCTTCGGCCTTCTGTCGATCGGCCTGGCAGCGGTGTTCATTCTCAATCAGCGCGATTTCAAGCGGATGCTGGCCTACTCGAGCATCGAGCACATGGGCATCCTGGCGCTGGGCGTCGGACTGGGCGGCGTGGCGGTCTTCGGCGCCCTCCTCCACGCGGCGGGCCATTCCCTGGCCAAGGCCATGCTCTTCCTGGCGTCGGGCAACATCGTCGAGGTCTACCGCACGAAGGTGACCGAACGCGTGCGCGGCGTCCTGCGGGCGCAACCCGCCACCGGCGCGCTGTGGCTGGCCGGCTTCCTGGCGATCGCCGGCTTCCCGCCCTTCTCGACCTTCCTGTCCGAACTGCTCATCCTTCAGGGCGCGTTCGAGACCGGCCGGTACGCCGAGGGCGTCGCCTTCCTCGCGGGCCTCGCCGTCGTCTTCGCCGGGATGGCGACCGCGGTGCTGGGCATGGTCCAGGGCCTGCCGGCGCACCCCGATTCGTCGACACGCACGGCGTTGCTGCTCGAACCGATCCCGGCCGGGCGCTGGTTCGCGGTGGCGCCGGCGGCCGCCCTGGGGCTGGGGGTACTGGTGCTGGGGCTCTACCTTCCCGCCCCCGTGCGCGCCGTCCTGCACGAGGCGGCGTTCGCGCTGGGAGGGCGCTAGGTGCTGCGCTTGCGAAACGGCCAGGCCGCGCCGGTGGCCGACGTGCCCCTCCTGGCGGGCGACGAGTTCCGATCGACGGTGATCGACGCGGCCCTGGGCGGGGCGCGGGTCTTGGCGTTCTTCGGCCAGGCGTCCCCGGACTCCCGCGGCGCCGTGCGCCTCTGGGGCGTCCTGGCCGACGCGCTGACCGGGGATCTGGGACTGCTGGCGACGGACATCGCCGGGGAGATCTTTCCGTCTCTCACTCCCGACTGCCCGCAACTGCACCACTTCGAGCGGGAGCTGCTCGAGACC
Proteins encoded in this window:
- a CDS encoding hydrogenase, with the translated sequence MHAWIETILTLLVLTNLVVLGSSRVWSTIPIVAAQGVLLGILTLVARAGDLTAEVLLLAGGTMIVKGLIFPALLYRATRDADVRSPLEPYVGYTLSVGVGILIVLCSLWLGSRLPLPQAQLSPLVVPVALATILSGFFLIVSRRKALTQVLGYLVLENGIYAFGVAVLVQVPFSVELGILLDLIVAVLVMGVALFDINRGFDHIDTAMLSTLKE
- a CDS encoding NADH dehydrogenase FAD-containing subunit, translating into MLNALILVPGLAGLLAFVIRADAPRRALLIAVGLANAGVAIACWAAPPGPELSGWLALDAVGRLICAITAAVFAMVAVYGAGYLAREGKGKRRDFEEDALFANAPEATFTGCLLLFLAAMNLMACSHHLGMLWIAMEATTLASAPLIYFHRHHRSLEASWKYLIICSVGIAIALLATFFLAIAASRPDGDTLPLIVGVLADHAGELNVPWLRAAFLLFLVGYGTKVGLAPLHTWLPDAHSEAPSVVSALLSGAVLNCAFLGILRVYQVCAAAGQGPFCQDLLRLFGLLSIGLAAVFILNQRDFKRMLAYSSIEHMGILALGVGLGGVAVFGALLHAAGHSLAKAMLFLASGNIVEVYRTKVTERVRGVLRAQPATGALWLAGFLAIAGFPPFSTFLSELLILQGAFETGRYAEGVAFLAGLAVVFAGMATAVLGMVQGLPAHPDSSTRTALLLEPIPAGRWFAVAPAAALGLGVLVLGLYLPAPVRAVLHEAAFALGGR